From Treponema sp. OMZ 787:
TGTGCATACTTGATTTTTGTATCAGTGTTTATGTTTAAAAAATTCCTTTCTGTAAATTCCAAACCGCCATCGGTAATTATTCTTTTAAGATTGAGTTTATAAATTTCTATTTCCCGTTCTGCAATTTCTATCTTTTCTCCGCTGCGTATCCTGTCGGAAGCCCTCTTTCCGTTTATTTTTATTGCAGAAAATTCGGGCGGCCTTTGGAGTATTTTGCCTAAAAAAGAGGGGATTGCTTCCGTTAAATTTTTATAAGAGGGAAGGGGGGCTTTCAACACCGGCTCGCCCTCAGGATCGAGGGTATCCGTTTCTGTTCCGAATTCCATCCATGCTTCGTAAGTTTTCTTTTCGGCTGAAATTATATCGGCAAGTCGGGTTAAGTGCCCTGTAAGAAGAACCAGAAGACCGTCGGCAAAAAGATCCAAGGTTCCGGTATGGCCTACCTTCTTTGTCGAAAGGGCTTTTTTTACAGCCGACATTGAGGCAAAGCTGGTAAGTCCCGCTTGCTTTGCAAACGGGACTATTAGGTTTTTATTTTGTTCCATTT
This genomic window contains:
- the truB gene encoding tRNA pseudouridine(55) synthase TruB — its product is MEQNKNLIVPFAKQAGLTSFASMSAVKKALSTKKVGHTGTLDLFADGLLVLLTGHLTRLADIISAEKKTYEAWMEFGTETDTLDPEGEPVLKAPLPSYKNLTEAIPSFLGKILQRPPEFSAIKINGKRASDRIRSGEKIEIAEREIEIYKLNLKRIITDGGLEFTERNFLNINTDTKIKYAHISVECSKGTYIRSLVRDIAKKAHSCAYVSALRRTAVGNFKLEDAAGFSLLGDFSESPHEACYKPDYARPADKTVFYKPKEIELSEIAAKAITFSPKTAEKLRLLQIFLNRSYLNDFYNGKKMKFNWFLNADEVLENIKHLSLWNKKICVFCDNLWIGIIGINKNYLKYETVIKN